The proteins below are encoded in one region of Micromonospora yangpuensis:
- a CDS encoding Clp protease N-terminal domain-containing protein: protein MPKVNVYLPDDLADAVRQAGLPVSAICQRALEQAVRRITAIRRTTLTDLPDADLAAQLPAFTPRARAVLAAADTPDRTPGIDTVSLLTAMIDEGENLALHVLRAIDVDPGQLRRDLTGQRDPTADDDRRFSVAAASALELTVTEAIALGHNYVGCEHLLLGLVTEPDGAAGQVLRTAGAEARLTRRAVTAALAGYAHLRAQAPAPTPAGDPARLLAAALDERLRPLLARIDGLERRLDSHQP, encoded by the coding sequence ATGCCGAAGGTCAACGTCTATCTGCCCGACGACCTCGCCGACGCGGTACGGCAGGCCGGGCTGCCGGTGTCGGCGATCTGCCAACGTGCCCTGGAACAGGCGGTCCGGCGGATCACCGCGATCCGTCGCACCACCCTGACCGACCTGCCCGACGCCGACCTGGCCGCCCAACTGCCCGCCTTCACCCCCCGGGCCCGCGCGGTACTCGCCGCCGCCGACACCCCCGACCGGACGCCCGGGATCGACACCGTCAGCCTGCTCACCGCCATGATCGACGAAGGGGAGAACCTGGCGCTGCACGTGCTGCGCGCCATCGACGTCGATCCCGGGCAGCTACGCCGGGACCTCACCGGCCAGCGGGACCCCACCGCCGACGACGACCGACGCTTCAGCGTGGCCGCGGCCAGCGCCCTGGAGCTGACGGTGACCGAGGCGATCGCCCTGGGACACAACTACGTCGGCTGTGAACACCTGCTGCTCGGGTTGGTCACCGAGCCCGACGGGGCCGCCGGGCAGGTGCTGCGCACCGCCGGCGCCGAGGCGCGACTGACCCGCCGGGCGGTCACCGCGGCCCTGGCCGGCTACGCGCACCTGCGCGCCCAGGCACCGGCGCCCACCCCGGCCGGCGACCCGGCGCGGCTGCTCGCCGCCGCCCTCGACGAGCGCCTGCGTCCCCTGCTGGCACGCATCGACGGGCTGGAACGACGCCTGGACTCCCACCAGCCATGA
- a CDS encoding RNA polymerase-binding protein RbpA, translating into MGERMLRGSRLGAVSYESDRNTELAPRQTREYLCAKGHQFEVPFAVDAEVPVTWECKFDGSVARLVDGNEPEQKKAKPPRTHWDMLLERRSVAELEDILAERLQEVRTRRGRA; encoded by the coding sequence ATGGGCGAGCGCATGCTGCGCGGCAGCCGTCTGGGTGCGGTCAGCTACGAATCCGACCGCAACACGGAGCTCGCGCCGCGCCAGACCCGGGAGTACCTCTGCGCCAAGGGCCACCAGTTCGAGGTGCCGTTCGCCGTCGACGCCGAGGTCCCGGTGACCTGGGAATGCAAGTTCGACGGCAGCGTGGCCCGGCTGGTCGACGGCAACGAGCCGGAGCAGAAGAAGGCCAAGCCGCCACGCACCCACTGGGACATGCTCCTGGAACGGCGATCCGTCGCCGAACTGGAAGACATCCTCGCCGAGCGGCTGCAGGAGGTCCGCACCCGCCGCGGCCGCGCCTGA
- a CDS encoding LysE family translocator: MVSTAAMVGIALVALGMVLTPGPNMVYLVSRSVAQGRRAGLVSLLGVAAGFGVYLLAAVAGIATVFVLVPTLYLVVKLAGAGYLLWLAWRTLRPGGTSVFTPTPLPADPARRLFTMGLVTNLLNPKIAILYVSLLPQFIDPQGAPVAVQSLILGATQIVVALTVNTLIVFGAGTIAAFLATRPGWLRVQRYVMGSVLAALAVRIATDRSRAAVATG, from the coding sequence ATGGTCAGCACGGCAGCGATGGTGGGCATCGCACTGGTCGCCCTCGGCATGGTGCTGACCCCCGGGCCCAACATGGTCTACCTGGTCTCCCGCTCGGTGGCCCAGGGCCGCCGCGCCGGACTGGTCTCCCTGCTCGGCGTCGCCGCCGGCTTCGGGGTCTACCTGCTCGCCGCCGTGGCCGGCATCGCCACCGTCTTCGTGCTGGTCCCCACCCTGTACCTGGTGGTCAAACTGGCCGGCGCCGGCTACCTGCTCTGGTTGGCCTGGCGCACCCTGCGTCCCGGCGGCACCTCGGTGTTCACCCCGACACCCCTGCCGGCCGACCCGGCCCGCCGGCTGTTCACCATGGGCCTGGTCACCAACCTGCTCAACCCGAAGATCGCCATCCTGTACGTGTCGCTGCTGCCCCAGTTCATCGACCCGCAGGGCGCCCCGGTGGCGGTGCAGAGCCTCATCCTCGGCGCCACCCAGATCGTCGTGGCGTTGACCGTCAACACGCTGATCGTGTTCGGCGCCGGCACCATCGCCGCCTTCCTGGCCACCCGCCCCGGCTGGCTGCGCGTGCAGCGCTACGTCATGGGCAGCGTCCTGGCCGCCCTGGCGGTCCGCATCGCCACCGACCGGTCCCGGGCCGCCGTGGCCACCGGCTGA
- a CDS encoding FxsA family protein: MRRGLRFVPLGMLLVVVAEVAVFVAVGRWIGYPSALLLVFAASLVGLVLLRREGMRAWRGFRAAAESGQPPGRQVTDGLLGLSGALLLATPGLFSGVVGLVLLVPPVRRLAGVGVQRAAERRVSSMVAGDLFGPRKVRVYRGAAEEQPVAPEPVVDAGRAIEGEIVEPGRH; encoded by the coding sequence GTGGTCGCGGAGGTGGCGGTTTTCGTCGCGGTGGGCCGGTGGATCGGGTACCCGTCGGCGTTGCTGCTGGTGTTCGCGGCGTCGTTGGTGGGTCTGGTGTTGCTGCGCCGTGAGGGGATGCGGGCGTGGCGGGGGTTCCGGGCGGCCGCGGAGTCGGGTCAGCCGCCGGGTCGGCAGGTCACCGACGGCCTGTTGGGGTTGTCGGGGGCGTTGTTGTTGGCCACGCCGGGGTTGTTCAGTGGTGTGGTGGGGTTGGTGTTGCTGGTGCCGCCGGTGCGGCGGCTGGCCGGTGTCGGGGTGCAGCGGGCCGCGGAGCGTCGGGTGTCGTCGATGGTGGCCGGTGACCTGTTCGGGCCGCGCAAGGTGCGGGTGTACCGGGGTGCCGCCGAGGAGCAGCCGGTGGCGCCGGAGCCGGTGGTCGACGCGGGTCGGGCCATCGAGGGTGAGATCGTCGAGCCCGGCCGGCACTGA